One stretch of Roseimicrobium sp. ORNL1 DNA includes these proteins:
- a CDS encoding response regulator: protein MTSQTTPTHQRPSQSFPTALGLVAGLLFFLAAGFVSYRNATFLRNDAKQVAHTHEVIVSLHTILTLMKDAETGQRGFVITGTDRYLDPYNVARSEIEGAKARTRELTRDNPTQQAYLDQLNTHLDAKFEELAETIALRRSQGFEAAAAVVLTDQGKTEMQAIRNNIASMIEEEQRLRKERVASMDGAYNVAVVSGILTAIIGVVLSTVVAYLIQRANANQARQEWLQTGKLGLSSAMFGEQNLEQLGQSILAFLTKYVDAHAGVMFTRKEGHFDRVATTGVPLDSPIPEKFVSGDGLLGQAAAQGKGIRMDDVPAGYLTVGSGLGQSLPRQLMILPATSDDGVNAVLEFGFVHPLTSLAQNFLEQSAEQIGVAVKSAIYRDNLQTLLEETQRQAEELQAQGEELRVSNEELEEQGRALQESQSRMELQQVEMEQTNAQLEEQTQILEHQKDELIQAKQLLENQARAVEQASRYKSDFLANMSHELRTPLNSSLILAKLLAENRGGNLNEEQVKYALTIQSAGNDLLALINDVLDLSKIEAGHMEIKSAPVRLEDMVADLRRTFEPVAGQKRLELITKIEPDAPPVMETDAQRLVQVLKNLLSNALKFTEKGSVTLRISRATGGRVAFAVQDTGIGIAAEHQRIVFEPFHQADGTTSRKYGGTGLGLSISRELARLLGGEMQLASEPGRGSTFTVLVPAVHAGPAILTAPLAEEVPVIARTSQREKSKTALHAVTDPRAQDDREKLTASGRIILTVEDDLSFAQIISDLAHEMNFQCLIATTAEEALHLARQYLPSAVVLDIGLPDNTGLFVLERLKGDARTRHIPVHVVSGSDYAQTAMALGAVGYMLKPVKREQLVDAFQKLETRLTQKMRRVLVVEDDAVQADALQKLLGSRDVETVCASTAAQCLELLKSTTFDCMVLDLSLPDASGFTLLETLSSEDAYAFPPVIVYTGRELSADEEQQLRRYSKSIIIKGAKSPERLLDEVTLFLHQVVANLPPESQRILENAPNRDAALEGRRILIAEDDVRNVFALTSLLEGRGVKLQITRNGREAIAALEKNDPPVDLVLMDIMMPEMDGLTAMREIRKRPEWRKLPIIALTAKAMKDDQEKCIAAGANDYLAKPLDVDKLLSLIRVWMPR from the coding sequence ATGACCAGCCAGACCACACCAACTCACCAGAGACCCTCCCAAAGTTTCCCCACGGCACTCGGCCTTGTTGCCGGGCTGTTGTTCTTTCTGGCGGCCGGATTTGTCTCCTACCGAAACGCCACCTTCCTCCGCAATGATGCCAAGCAGGTGGCGCACACCCATGAGGTGATCGTGTCACTGCACACCATCCTGACGCTGATGAAGGATGCGGAGACAGGACAGCGCGGGTTCGTGATCACGGGAACAGACAGGTATCTCGATCCTTACAATGTGGCGCGCTCAGAGATCGAGGGTGCCAAGGCTCGCACCCGGGAGCTCACGCGGGACAATCCCACCCAGCAAGCCTACCTGGATCAGTTGAACACACACCTGGATGCCAAGTTTGAGGAACTGGCTGAGACAATCGCCCTGCGGCGGTCCCAAGGGTTCGAAGCTGCGGCTGCCGTGGTACTCACGGATCAGGGGAAGACGGAGATGCAGGCCATCCGCAACAACATTGCGAGCATGATCGAGGAGGAGCAGCGGCTCAGGAAGGAGCGAGTGGCTTCCATGGACGGCGCTTACAATGTGGCGGTGGTGAGCGGCATCCTCACGGCCATCATTGGTGTGGTGCTCTCGACCGTGGTGGCTTATCTCATCCAGCGTGCCAATGCCAATCAAGCCCGCCAGGAGTGGCTGCAGACAGGGAAACTCGGCCTTTCCTCGGCCATGTTCGGCGAGCAGAACTTGGAGCAACTTGGGCAGAGCATCCTCGCCTTTCTCACGAAGTATGTGGATGCCCATGCCGGTGTGATGTTCACCCGGAAGGAAGGGCACTTCGATCGGGTGGCGACTACGGGAGTACCACTGGACAGTCCGATCCCGGAGAAGTTTGTCTCTGGTGATGGTTTGTTGGGGCAGGCGGCGGCGCAGGGGAAGGGGATCCGCATGGATGACGTTCCTGCTGGGTACCTCACGGTGGGATCCGGCCTGGGGCAGAGTCTTCCGCGCCAGCTCATGATCCTTCCCGCCACTTCGGATGATGGTGTGAATGCTGTTCTCGAGTTCGGCTTCGTGCATCCGCTGACTTCTCTTGCGCAGAATTTTCTGGAACAGAGTGCGGAGCAAATCGGCGTGGCTGTGAAGTCCGCCATCTACCGCGACAATCTCCAGACGCTTCTGGAGGAAACGCAGCGGCAGGCGGAGGAACTGCAGGCCCAGGGCGAGGAACTACGTGTGTCCAATGAAGAGCTGGAGGAGCAGGGGCGCGCGCTGCAGGAGTCCCAGTCCCGCATGGAACTCCAGCAGGTGGAGATGGAACAGACTAACGCGCAGCTCGAGGAGCAGACGCAAATCCTGGAACATCAAAAGGACGAGTTGATTCAAGCGAAGCAGTTGCTGGAGAACCAGGCCCGCGCTGTCGAGCAGGCCAGCCGCTACAAGTCAGACTTCCTGGCGAACATGTCGCACGAACTGCGCACGCCGCTGAACTCCTCCCTCATCCTGGCGAAACTGCTGGCGGAGAATCGCGGCGGCAACCTCAATGAGGAACAGGTGAAGTATGCACTCACCATCCAGTCTGCAGGCAATGACCTTCTCGCCTTGATCAATGATGTGCTGGATCTTTCGAAGATCGAAGCAGGACATATGGAGATCAAATCTGCCCCGGTACGTCTGGAGGACATGGTGGCAGATCTGCGCCGGACTTTTGAGCCGGTGGCAGGACAAAAGCGACTGGAACTGATCACGAAAATCGAACCGGATGCTCCCCCAGTGATGGAAACGGATGCGCAGCGCCTCGTCCAGGTGTTGAAGAATCTCCTGTCCAACGCTCTCAAGTTTACCGAGAAGGGCAGCGTGACCCTCCGCATCAGCCGGGCCACTGGTGGGAGGGTGGCATTCGCTGTGCAGGATACGGGTATAGGGATTGCCGCCGAGCACCAGCGCATCGTCTTTGAGCCCTTCCATCAAGCTGACGGCACCACAAGTCGCAAGTATGGCGGCACGGGCCTGGGCCTTTCCATTTCACGCGAGTTGGCGCGGCTTCTGGGTGGAGAGATGCAGCTCGCCAGCGAGCCCGGTCGTGGCAGCACCTTCACGGTGCTGGTGCCCGCCGTGCATGCGGGACCCGCCATCCTCACTGCGCCATTGGCTGAAGAGGTGCCGGTGATCGCAAGGACCTCCCAGCGGGAAAAATCCAAGACCGCACTCCATGCAGTGACTGACCCGCGCGCACAGGATGACCGCGAGAAGCTCACCGCAAGTGGACGAATCATTCTCACTGTCGAGGATGATCTGTCTTTTGCCCAAATCATTTCTGATCTCGCGCATGAGATGAACTTCCAGTGTCTCATCGCTACGACGGCGGAAGAGGCGCTTCACCTTGCCCGGCAGTATCTGCCCAGTGCGGTGGTTCTTGACATCGGACTTCCGGATAATACCGGACTCTTCGTCCTCGAGCGGCTCAAAGGCGATGCTCGCACACGGCATATCCCGGTGCATGTGGTCTCCGGCTCTGACTATGCGCAGACGGCGATGGCACTCGGCGCCGTGGGCTACATGCTCAAGCCTGTGAAGCGGGAGCAATTGGTCGATGCCTTCCAGAAGCTCGAAACACGTCTCACACAGAAGATGCGTCGCGTGCTCGTGGTGGAGGATGATGCCGTGCAGGCGGATGCACTGCAGAAGCTTCTCGGCTCGCGTGATGTTGAAACGGTGTGTGCCTCGACGGCGGCCCAGTGCCTGGAGTTGCTGAAGTCCACCACCTTTGACTGCATGGTGCTCGACCTCAGCCTGCCGGACGCTTCCGGCTTCACCCTTCTGGAGACGCTCAGCTCGGAGGACGCCTATGCCTTTCCGCCCGTGATTGTGTACACCGGCCGTGAACTCAGCGCGGATGAGGAGCAGCAATTGCGCCGCTATTCGAAATCCATCATCATCAAGGGGGCCAAGTCGCCGGAGCGATTGCTTGATGAGGTGACTCTTTTCCTGCATCAAGTGGTGGCCAATCTCCCGCCGGAGTCGCAACGCATTCTGGAGAATGCACCGAACCGCGATGCCGCGCTGGAAGGGAGGCGCATTCTGATCGCGGAGGATGATGTGCGAAACGTCTTTGCCCTGACCAGCCTCCTGGAAGGACGCGGGGTGAAGCTGCAAATCACCCGCAATGGCCGTGAAGCCATCGCCGCTTTGGAAAAGAATGACCCGCCCGTGGATCTGGTGCTCATGGACATCATGATGCCGGAGAT